A genomic region of Lagopus muta isolate bLagMut1 chromosome 19, bLagMut1 primary, whole genome shotgun sequence contains the following coding sequences:
- the TLR4 gene encoding toll-like receptor 4, translated as MPSRAAPIAQTLRVLLRLLLVLSLLSGCIPSPCLEVIPSKAFRCTGQNISGVPAEIPNTTLDLDLSFNNLKLLSSNYFSSVPELQLLDLSRCHIHTIEDNTFVDLHNLSTLILTANSLQHLGLAAFYGLTSLKKLVLVETSISSLPDLPIGHLNTLQELNLAHNNIASLKLPKYFANLTSLRHLSFSSNNITYISKGDLDALRETNRLNLTLVLSLNNIKYIQSGSFAKIHLGELVLRSSFENLNVMHSSLQGLAGLQVNRLIVGEFTDILKMKAFQNGLLSGLCQVQMQEFVLMCFREFKNDTDTLFDCIGNVSTIRLVDLNLETLSEVPVFSQVKHLEWKKCKFQELPAEKLSLFKELRVLRITKSKDLNIFEQKFGSLTYLEVVDLSENRLSFLTCCSPKFPRSPNLKHLNLSFNSDISLTGDFSNLRNLLYLDLQHTKLIHHGTYPVFLLLQKLIYLDISHTKTHVISHHIFHGLNSLQVLKMAGNSFENNTLANHFENVRRLRILDISSCKLVWVDQSTFSALSELKELIISNNKLLTFDPVAYRPLQALTALDFSNNQLSFLSDSALEILPDSLVLLDISHNLFECSCTHLNFLKWVKEKQDLLHNKHSMICHTPAYVKNVSLLNFDMSSCHPNPTTIACSVTVLLAAGVFLFLIYKYYFQIYYSLVLLSGCKQSAERGDTYDAFVIHSSKDQEWVMKELVEPLEEGKPPFQLCLYYRDFLPGVPIVTNIIQEGFLSSRNVIAVISADFLESKWCSFEFNIAQSWQLVEGKSGIIMIILGEVDKTLLRQRLGLSRYLRRNTYLEWKDKEISRHIFWRQLTSVLLEGKTWNHEEIKLM; from the exons ATGCCCAGCAGAGCGGCTCCCATTGCACAGACGCTCAGGGTGCTGCTGCGGCTGCTGCTCGTGCTGTCCTTGCTGTCAGGATGCATCCCCAGTCCCTGCCTGGAG GTCATCCCCAGCAAAGCTTTCAGATGCACAGGACAGAACATCTCTGGAGTTCCTGCTGAAATCCCAAACACCACCCTAGACTTGGACCTCAGTTTCAACAATCTGAAATTGCTGagctcaaattatttttcatcagtACCTGAATTGCAGCTTCTGGATCTTTCAAG GTGCCACATCCATACAATTGAAGATAACACTTTTGTGGATCTTCATAACCTTTCCACCTTAATTTTAACTGCCAATTCCCTCCAGCACCTGGGTCTTGCAGCCTTCTATGGCTTAACATCGCTGAAAAAACTAGTATTGGTGGAAACCAGCATATCCTCTCTGCCTGACCTACCCATCGGACACTTGAATACCCTGCAGGAGCTGAATCTGGCCCATAACAACATTGCTTCACTGAAGCTTCCTAAGTATTTTGCCAACCTGACCTCTCTCAGGCACCTGAGCTTTTCCTCCAATAATATTACATATATCTCCAAAGGGGACCTTGATGCCCTGAGGGAAACAAACAGGCTCAACCTCACGTTGGTACTTTCTCTGAACAATATAAAATACATCCAGTCAGGATCCTTTGCAAAGATTCACCTTGGTGAACTGGTTCTGAGATCCTCTTTTGAGAACCTCAATGTGATGCACTCTTCTCTTCAGGGCCTGGCAGGTTTACAGGTCAACAGACTAATAGTTGGAGAATTCACTgacattctgaaaatgaaagcatttcagaacGGACTCTTGAGCGGACTGTGTCAGGTACAGATGCAGGAGTTTGTCTTAATGTGTTTCAGAGAGTTTAAGAATGACACAGACACTCTTTTTGACTGCATAGGCAATGTCTCCACTATTAGGTTGGTAGACCTTAACCTTGAAACTTTGTCAGAGGTGCCTGTGTTTTCTCAAGTGAAACATCTGGAATGGAAGAAATGTAAGTTTCAGGAATTGCCTGCTGAGAAGCTCTCTCTTTTTAAGGAGTTGAGAGTGCTTCGTATTACCAAAAGCAAAGACCTAAATATCTTCGAGCAAAAATTTGGGAGTCTAACTTACCTGGAGGTTGTAGATTTGAGTGAGAATCGTCTCTCCTTCCTTACTTGCTGTTCCCCTAAATTTCCCAGGTCTCCCAATTTGAAACACTTGAACCTAAGCTTCAATTCTGACATCAGTTTGACTGGAGATTTCTCTAATCTGAGAAATCTGCTATACTTGGACCTTCAACACACAAAATTAATTCATCATGGCACCTACCCTGTCTTTCTACTCCTTCAGAAACTCATTTACCTTGATATCTCCCACACCAAAACTCATGTTATATCCCATCATATCTTTCATGGCTTGAACTCTTTGCAAGTGCTCAAGATGGCAGGCAACTCCTTTGAGAACAATACATTGGCCAACCACTTTGAAAACGTAAGACGCCTCCGCATCCTGGATATTTCAAGTTGCAAATTAGTATGGGTGGACCAAAGTACATTTAGTGCTCTCTCTGAACTAAAAGAGCTAATCATCAGCAACAACAAGCTATTGACTTTTGATCCTGTAGCATACAGGCCGCTCCAAGCCCTCACAGCTCTGGATTTCAGCAACAACCAGCTGAGTTTCCTGTCGGACTCAGCCCTGGAAATCCTGCCTGACAGTCTGGTCTTGCTAGATATTTCTCATAACTTGTTTGAATGCTCCTGCACACACTTGAACTTCCTGAAATGGGTCAAGGAAAAGCAGGATCTTCTGCACAACAAGCATTCAATGATATGCCACACACCTGCCTACGTGAAGAATGTGAGCCTGTTAAACTTTGATATGTCCTCTTGCCATCCCAACCCAACCACAATAGCGTGCTCGGTGACTGTGTTGCTTGCAGCAGGAGTATTTCTGTTCCTCATTTACAAGTACTACTTCCAAATATACTACTCATTGGTGCTGCTCAGTGGGTGTAAACAGTCTGCAGAAAGGGGAGATACCTATGATGCCTTTGTTATCCATTCCAGCAAAGACCAAGAATGGGTGATGAAAGAGCTGGTGGAACCCTTAGAAGAAGGAAAACCTCCCTTCCAGCTTTGTCTTTACTACAGGGATTTTTTACCAGGGGTACCCATTGTCACTAATATAATCCAAGAAGGTTTTCTGAGTAGCAGAAATGTCATTGCAGTCATCTCAGCTGACTTTCTGGAAAGCAAGTGGTGTAGCTTTGAGTTTAACATTGCTCAGTCCTGGCAGCTTGTTGAAGGGAAGAGTGGAATCATCATGATCATACTAGGGGAAGTGGATAAGACCTTGCTGAGGCAGAGGCTGGGACTGTCCCGATATCTGAGGAGGAACACTTATCTGGAGTGGAAAGACAAGGAAATAAGCAGGCATATCTTCTGGAGGCAGCTGACGTCAGTCCTGCTAGAAGGCAAAACATGGAATCACGAGGAGATAAAACTCatgtaa